In Oceaniferula marina, the following proteins share a genomic window:
- a CDS encoding protein-L-isoaspartate(D-aspartate) O-methyltransferase: MIKRQLQDRGIHDPLVLEAMRTTPRESFLPKELTGQAYEDRPLPIGHGQTISQPYIVALMLQLAQITPESRVLDVGTGCGYMAAVVAGISPHVCTIETIPELTQAAMQHFQTLGISHIDARTGDAKLGWPEDKSFDAILVSCASHQAPEALLRQLKPNGHLIIPISGTHPYQTLTDYQRKPDGSLSHSNHIPVRFVPMV; encoded by the coding sequence ATGATCAAGCGCCAGCTTCAGGATCGAGGAATCCATGATCCCTTGGTCCTCGAAGCCATGCGCACCACTCCCCGGGAATCCTTCCTCCCCAAGGAGCTCACCGGTCAAGCCTACGAAGACCGCCCACTTCCCATCGGCCACGGCCAAACAATCTCCCAGCCATACATCGTTGCGCTGATGCTTCAGTTAGCCCAAATCACCCCGGAGTCCAGGGTTCTGGATGTGGGCACCGGTTGCGGCTACATGGCGGCCGTGGTTGCCGGGATCAGCCCGCACGTTTGCACCATCGAAACCATTCCGGAACTCACCCAAGCCGCCATGCAACATTTTCAAACGCTCGGAATATCACACATTGATGCTCGCACGGGTGATGCCAAACTCGGATGGCCGGAGGACAAAAGCTTCGATGCCATTCTCGTTTCCTGCGCCAGCCATCAAGCTCCGGAGGCTCTGCTTCGACAACTCAAGCCGAATGGCCATCTCATCATCCCGATCTCAGGCACCCACCCCTATCAAACACTAACAGACTACCAACGAAAACCCGACGGATCCCTAAGCCACAGCAACCACATCCCGGTTCGTTTTGTCCCCATGGTTTGA
- a CDS encoding FAD:protein FMN transferase, with product MSPIRFCFALVPLALLFCQCKPTPPTVKAPELQRHNYQQAMMGTKLVITLYTDADNDGKKAATEAFQMASDVNKACSDYDATSELMKLNAAPAHKAARLSPILFEVLQSSIEIARSTNGAYDPTLGHHSYNWRMARKKGTLPTKEAITTAKEASGWQYLQLDTDTHSVTKTKERMRIDLGGIAKGYAATKMLEVLKKHGITRASITAGGEVRLGDPPPGTSGWQVSLKTLDAQHQLSPRTLTLADCAISTSGDLHQSINIDGQRYSHICDPQTGLGLTRRVSATVIHPDSSTADALATALCVQPDLKLADVALLVISEDDHQQLQSRKSAAWNQIIESR from the coding sequence ATGTCTCCCATTCGTTTTTGTTTCGCTCTGGTTCCTCTCGCACTGCTGTTCTGCCAGTGCAAACCCACACCACCAACAGTCAAAGCCCCCGAGCTCCAACGCCACAACTACCAACAGGCGATGATGGGCACCAAGTTGGTCATCACACTCTACACCGACGCCGACAACGACGGAAAAAAAGCCGCCACCGAGGCCTTTCAAATGGCATCCGACGTCAACAAAGCCTGCTCCGACTACGATGCCACCAGTGAGCTCATGAAACTCAACGCGGCCCCCGCTCACAAAGCCGCCCGCCTCAGCCCCATACTCTTCGAAGTGCTGCAATCATCGATTGAAATCGCCCGATCCACCAACGGAGCCTACGACCCCACACTCGGCCACCACTCCTACAACTGGCGTATGGCCCGCAAAAAAGGAACGCTCCCCACCAAAGAGGCCATCACCACCGCCAAAGAAGCCAGCGGATGGCAATACCTTCAGCTCGACACGGACACCCACAGTGTCACCAAAACAAAAGAGAGAATGCGCATCGACCTCGGAGGCATCGCCAAGGGCTACGCCGCCACCAAGATGTTAGAAGTTTTAAAAAAACACGGGATCACCCGGGCATCCATCACAGCAGGTGGCGAGGTCCGTCTCGGCGATCCTCCACCTGGGACATCTGGCTGGCAAGTCAGCCTGAAAACTCTTGATGCGCAACACCAACTCAGTCCCCGAACCCTGACGCTCGCCGATTGCGCGATCTCCACCTCAGGCGACCTACATCAGTCGATCAACATCGACGGCCAGCGCTACTCCCACATCTGTGACCCTCAAACCGGACTCGGCCTGACTCGGCGCGTCTCCGCCACCGTCATCCATCCGGACTCCTCAACCGCAGACGCCCTGGCCACCGCCCTTTGCGTCCAACCGGATCTCAAGCTCGCCGACGTCGCCCTTCTCGTCATCAGCGAGGACGACCATCAACAGCTGCAATCACGTAAATCCGCAGCTTGGAATCAAATAATCGAGTCACGATAA
- the upp gene encoding uracil phosphoribosyltransferase: MNHLIEHPVINDRLARLRQRDCPSSEFRRYVREIAQLMVPAVTATLETQTIEVTTPMTTTQGEHLSHPVILVPILRAGLGMLEGFLQLLPEASVAHIGMSRNEETLQPESYYFNAPEQLPDADVLIIDPMLATGGTAAAAISELKRHGAKRLRLACLVAAPEGIQHLNHSHPDVPIFYPALDEGLNESGYILPGLGDAGDRIFGTV, encoded by the coding sequence ATGAACCATCTCATCGAGCACCCGGTCATCAACGACCGCCTCGCACGCCTCCGGCAACGGGACTGCCCAAGCTCCGAATTCCGCCGTTACGTTCGGGAAATTGCCCAACTGATGGTGCCAGCCGTCACCGCCACGCTCGAAACCCAAACCATCGAGGTCACCACTCCGATGACCACCACCCAGGGTGAGCACCTCTCCCACCCGGTGATTTTGGTTCCCATCCTGCGCGCCGGACTCGGCATGCTCGAGGGGTTTCTCCAACTGCTGCCCGAAGCATCGGTCGCCCATATCGGCATGAGCCGTAATGAGGAAACGCTTCAACCGGAAAGCTACTACTTCAACGCTCCCGAGCAGCTACCCGATGCCGATGTCCTGATCATCGACCCCATGCTTGCCACGGGAGGCACCGCTGCTGCGGCCATCAGTGAGTTGAAACGCCACGGTGCCAAACGCCTGCGCCTCGCCTGCCTGGTTGCCGCCCCGGAAGGGATTCAACACCTCAACCACAGCCACCCGGATGTCCCGATTTTTTATCCGGCACTGGACGAAGGTCTGAATGAAAGCGGCTACATCCTCCCCGGACTCGGCGATGCCGGCGACCGGATTTTCGGCACCGTCTAA
- a CDS encoding sigma-54-dependent transcriptional regulator produces the protein MSTESQTILLVDPDLDHLEWATKRLSADGLRILRTDHAEKAIKVCDTTTVDLIIADIDLQPFDGLTLLTRIRAAHPGTLVILTAGFPSTAQIIESTQLGAQDILKKESLTFELRPVVETALQVIEQRRSAGESSKSAGPSPDSRVKIIGNSRALQNVFKIVGRVARTDAPVLVSGESGTGKELVANAIHEYSPRSKNIFIAINCGAIPENLLESELFGHEKGAFTGAINRRAGLFEQCDGGTLFLDEIGDMPSPVQVKLLRVLQDGTFSRVGGHEPQKSDVRIVAATNKNLAEEVAHERFREDLFYRLNVVEIHLPPLRARAEDIPLLAEHFLRLTIRRNGIPPLTLSREALNHLQNHRWPGNVRELENTIARACALASNDMLLPDDIPFTKTFIDKETETRKTKEALQHLLRQVPEGQDPGKWISKKVDALQSEAPD, from the coding sequence ATGTCCACCGAATCACAAACCATCCTACTCGTCGACCCCGACCTCGATCATCTGGAATGGGCAACGAAGCGTCTCTCGGCTGATGGCTTACGGATCCTCCGGACCGACCATGCCGAAAAAGCCATCAAGGTCTGTGACACCACCACTGTGGACCTCATCATTGCCGATATCGATCTGCAACCATTCGACGGGCTCACCCTGCTCACCCGTATCCGGGCTGCGCACCCGGGCACGCTGGTCATCCTCACCGCAGGATTTCCCAGCACCGCACAAATCATCGAATCCACCCAGCTTGGAGCCCAGGACATCCTGAAAAAAGAATCCCTGACCTTCGAACTCCGACCCGTCGTCGAAACCGCCCTGCAAGTGATCGAACAACGACGCAGCGCAGGGGAAAGCAGTAAATCCGCAGGACCCAGCCCGGACAGCCGAGTAAAAATCATCGGCAACTCCCGCGCCCTGCAAAATGTCTTTAAAATCGTCGGCCGGGTCGCCCGCACCGATGCCCCGGTTCTGGTCTCCGGAGAAAGCGGCACCGGCAAGGAGCTGGTCGCCAACGCCATCCACGAATACTCACCCCGCTCAAAAAACATCTTCATTGCCATCAACTGTGGCGCCATCCCTGAAAACCTGCTGGAAAGCGAACTTTTCGGGCACGAAAAAGGGGCCTTCACCGGCGCCATCAACCGCCGGGCCGGCCTGTTTGAACAATGTGACGGTGGCACCCTCTTCCTCGATGAAATCGGTGACATGCCGTCCCCCGTGCAGGTCAAGTTACTACGCGTCCTCCAAGACGGAACATTCAGCCGGGTTGGTGGGCATGAACCCCAGAAGTCCGACGTCCGTATCGTCGCCGCCACCAATAAAAACCTGGCCGAGGAAGTTGCCCATGAACGTTTCCGTGAGGATCTGTTCTATCGCCTCAATGTGGTGGAAATCCACCTCCCCCCCCTACGAGCCCGCGCGGAAGACATCCCACTGCTCGCCGAACACTTCCTGCGCTTAACCATCCGCCGCAATGGCATCCCGCCACTCACCCTGAGCCGTGAAGCTCTCAATCATCTGCAAAACCACCGCTGGCCGGGCAACGTGCGCGAACTCGAAAATACCATCGCCCGAGCCTGCGCCCTCGCCAGCAACGACATGCTACTGCCCGACGACATTCCGTTCACCAAAACCTTCATCGACAAAGAAACGGAAACTCGTAAAACCAAAGAAGCACTCCAGCATCTGCTACGCCAGGTCCCCGAAGGCCAGGACCCCGGTAAGTGGATCAGCAAAAAGGTTGACGCTCTCCAGTCTGAAGCACCAGACTAG
- a CDS encoding isoprenyl transferase yields the protein METRNDTPRHIAIIMDGNGRWANARGLPRADGHRAGAESVREAVETCRQIGVEYLTLFAFSSENWNRPKKEIDSLMKLLERFLREKLPEMLKQNVRLHAIGRLHLLPEKCRREIDNAIERTRNNTGLNLVLALSYGSREEITDAARAIASKAANGEISPEEIDNELFASHLCTAGIPDPDLLIRTSGESRISNFLLWQISYSEIVISKKNWPDFRNAELRAAVEEYARRHRRFGTV from the coding sequence ATGGAAACTCGCAACGACACGCCGCGCCACATTGCCATCATCATGGATGGCAACGGCCGCTGGGCCAACGCCCGGGGGCTCCCCCGTGCCGACGGCCACCGCGCTGGTGCCGAGTCCGTTCGCGAAGCCGTGGAAACCTGCCGCCAGATCGGTGTCGAGTATCTCACCCTCTTTGCCTTTTCATCCGAAAACTGGAATCGGCCGAAAAAAGAGATCGACTCCCTGATGAAACTGCTCGAACGCTTCCTGCGCGAGAAATTGCCGGAAATGCTCAAGCAAAACGTTCGCCTGCATGCCATCGGGCGCCTTCATCTCCTGCCCGAAAAGTGCCGACGGGAAATTGACAACGCCATCGAACGCACCCGGAACAACACCGGCCTGAACCTCGTGCTTGCCCTCTCCTACGGCTCCCGCGAAGAAATCACCGACGCCGCACGCGCAATCGCAAGCAAGGCCGCCAATGGTGAGATTTCTCCCGAGGAAATCGACAACGAACTTTTTGCTTCCCACCTTTGCACCGCCGGTATCCCGGACCCCGATTTACTGATTCGGACTTCTGGAGAATCCCGCATTTCCAACTTCCTCCTCTGGCAGATTTCCTACTCGGAAATTGTCATCAGTAAGAAAAATTGGCCCGACTTCCGCAATGCGGAGCTCAGGGCTGCCGTCGAAGAATACGCCCGACGCCATCGCCGCTTCGGAACCGTCTGA
- a CDS encoding tRNA (cytidine(34)-2'-O)-methyltransferase, with protein sequence MLNVVLMNPEIPHNTGAAGRLCLATGARLHLIKPLGFSLDDRQVKRVGLDYWKDVDLQVWEDWPSFQASMLAQGSRMFFLTTKTDAAHWGMSFQDGDCLVFGCETRGLPESLLAEHPDSCLTIPMLKGSTRSLNLATSVGIVLYEAVRQVGLE encoded by the coding sequence ATGCTGAACGTTGTCTTGATGAACCCGGAGATTCCCCACAATACCGGAGCGGCTGGAAGGTTATGTCTGGCGACCGGGGCCCGCTTGCACTTGATCAAACCGCTCGGGTTTTCGCTGGATGACCGTCAGGTGAAACGGGTCGGGCTGGATTACTGGAAGGACGTGGACCTACAGGTCTGGGAAGACTGGCCATCGTTTCAGGCATCGATGCTAGCGCAGGGGAGTCGGATGTTTTTTTTGACGACTAAAACGGATGCAGCGCACTGGGGTATGTCTTTCCAAGACGGCGACTGTCTGGTGTTTGGTTGCGAGACCCGGGGACTGCCCGAGAGCTTGCTCGCCGAGCATCCGGACTCCTGTCTGACGATTCCGATGCTGAAGGGATCGACCCGAAGCCTGAATCTGGCGACCTCCGTTGGGATTGTGCTGTATGAAGCGGTCAGGCAGGTCGGTCTGGAATAA
- the rseP gene encoding RIP metalloprotease RseP yields the protein MSAVFTPILVIFLVILIFNVIIFVHELGHFWAARWRGLEVERFQIWFGKPIWKKEHNGVQYGLGWLPFGGFVALPQMAPMEAIEGGNKNEKPLPPVKPIDKIIVAFAGPLFSFLLAFATAVVVWQVGKPDTRITSTTIGYVAKDSPAMKAGLLPGDKILEINGVAIDHFAGNMDTSILGNVVTSEGDQIKFLIQRPGEDQARTISSGFEIEKTSWWQRSGMRKVGIAYKEQVKAGKILDNSPADEAGVKEGDIILSINGTPATARAQILNAGQSGQPTTIEIKRGDETKSLTLTGRKPLAPHDEHASFGMALPFDESLLESTTKYPGPWQQIVDSASVMKKTLQLVTSSTSSIGVDQLAGPIGIGKGYYQMLTSEDGWKLALAFTVLFNINLAILNMLPFPVLDGGHITLSFLEMIARRPIKARVLEFIQMAFVLMIFSLFIYITSKDVGSFFGGDPEKKEIKFAPSK from the coding sequence ATGTCTGCTGTTTTCACACCCATTCTCGTCATCTTCCTGGTCATCCTGATCTTTAACGTCATCATTTTTGTGCATGAACTGGGCCATTTTTGGGCAGCCCGTTGGCGAGGCCTTGAGGTGGAACGCTTCCAAATCTGGTTCGGTAAGCCGATCTGGAAAAAAGAACACAATGGGGTGCAGTATGGTCTCGGCTGGCTTCCCTTCGGCGGTTTTGTCGCCCTGCCCCAGATGGCGCCAATGGAGGCGATCGAAGGTGGCAATAAGAATGAAAAACCGCTCCCCCCGGTCAAACCCATCGATAAGATCATTGTCGCCTTTGCCGGTCCTCTGTTCTCCTTTTTACTCGCTTTCGCCACCGCCGTGGTCGTCTGGCAAGTAGGCAAACCGGACACCCGTATCACCTCCACAACGATCGGCTATGTCGCCAAGGACTCACCAGCGATGAAAGCCGGCCTTCTACCCGGAGACAAAATCCTGGAAATCAACGGCGTCGCTATCGACCACTTCGCCGGCAATATGGACACCAGCATCCTCGGTAACGTCGTCACCAGCGAAGGGGACCAGATCAAGTTCCTCATCCAACGTCCAGGAGAAGATCAGGCACGCACCATTTCCTCTGGCTTTGAAATCGAAAAAACATCCTGGTGGCAGCGATCCGGCATGCGCAAGGTCGGAATCGCCTACAAAGAGCAGGTCAAAGCCGGCAAGATCCTGGACAACAGCCCGGCTGACGAAGCCGGAGTCAAAGAAGGTGATATCATCCTCAGCATCAACGGTACGCCAGCAACTGCACGAGCCCAGATCCTCAATGCCGGACAATCCGGACAGCCGACCACGATCGAAATCAAACGCGGTGACGAAACCAAATCCCTCACGCTCACCGGTCGCAAACCTCTGGCTCCTCACGACGAACACGCCAGCTTCGGCATGGCCCTCCCTTTCGACGAATCATTACTCGAAAGCACCACCAAGTACCCCGGCCCATGGCAACAAATCGTCGATAGCGCCAGCGTGATGAAAAAGACCCTCCAGCTGGTCACCTCAAGTACCTCCAGCATCGGCGTCGACCAACTCGCCGGCCCGATTGGAATTGGTAAAGGATACTACCAAATGCTGACCTCTGAAGACGGCTGGAAACTGGCCCTCGCATTCACCGTTCTCTTCAATATCAATTTGGCCATCCTCAACATGCTGCCTTTCCCGGTTCTCGACGGCGGCCACATCACCCTTTCCTTCCTCGAAATGATTGCCCGGCGCCCGATCAAAGCCCGGGTACTGGAATTCATACAGATGGCCTTCGTGCTGATGATCTTCAGCCTGTTCATCTACATCACCTCCAAGGATGTCGGATCCTTCTTTGGCGGCGACCCGGAGAAAAAGGAAATCAAATTTGCTCCGAGCAAATAA